The following are from one region of the Cystobacter ferrugineus genome:
- a CDS encoding RNA polymerase sigma factor: MSSRSFIERALEHLPALRRVGRRLTGSPAEADDLVQETVARALERHGELRDPERLKGWLLAVQRTVFLNSRRGLRPHLEVLEGGLGKDAVPEPSADLEAELHAHTLSSGMKAALESVAPEWRDALWLREVEELSYEEIAQVQGCPVGTVRSRLARARVAMLDFLEKEKAHGSL, translated from the coding sequence GTGAGCAGCCGGTCCTTCATCGAACGTGCCCTGGAGCACCTGCCCGCCCTCCGGCGGGTAGGACGGCGCCTGACGGGCAGCCCCGCCGAGGCGGATGACCTCGTGCAGGAGACGGTGGCACGTGCGCTGGAACGGCACGGCGAGCTGCGCGACCCCGAGCGCCTGAAGGGCTGGCTGCTCGCCGTGCAGCGCACCGTCTTCCTCAACTCCCGCCGGGGACTGCGTCCCCATTTGGAGGTGCTGGAGGGCGGTCTGGGGAAGGATGCCGTTCCCGAGCCTTCCGCGGACCTGGAGGCGGAGCTGCACGCCCATACGCTCAGCTCGGGCATGAAGGCGGCGCTGGAGTCGGTGGCCCCCGAGTGGCGTGATGCGCTGTGGCTGCGAGAAGTCGAAGAGCTGAGTTACGAGGAGATCGCCCAGGTGCAGGGCTGCCCGGTGGGCACCGTGCGCTCGCGCCTTGCGCGGGCCCGGGTGGCGATGCTCGACTTCCTCGAGAAGGAGAAGGCGCATGGAAGCCTGTAG
- a CDS encoding anti-sigma factor family protein, with protein sequence MEACSPEWQERLSAWFDGEVQAHERQLVELHLARCVGCAREAARYAPLREALKAQAATETHVPPELTERVARLAPRSRPASWRRWMVGLAAALASVGVLWTSWPSGMNDALAMDLERHHLKAFSRASPCEFESSDPAAVKAWVEREVGYVVEVPVVPGATLLGARRCRLHGQLSASLLYRHEGGKAMTLFLPPPGSTAAREAASFAGEETRCTQGPVGERICVAPRGGGQAALAVSEMETSVLVDALARLAP encoded by the coding sequence ATGGAAGCCTGTAGCCCGGAGTGGCAGGAGCGTCTCTCCGCATGGTTCGACGGGGAGGTCCAGGCACACGAGCGGCAGCTCGTGGAGCTTCACCTGGCCCGATGCGTGGGCTGTGCCCGGGAGGCGGCCCGCTATGCCCCGCTGCGCGAGGCGCTGAAGGCCCAGGCCGCCACGGAGACGCACGTGCCGCCCGAGCTGACGGAGCGCGTCGCCCGGCTGGCTCCGCGCTCCCGTCCCGCTTCCTGGCGGCGATGGATGGTGGGCCTGGCGGCGGCGCTCGCGTCCGTGGGCGTCCTCTGGACGTCGTGGCCCAGCGGCATGAATGACGCGCTGGCGATGGACCTCGAGCGGCACCACCTCAAGGCCTTCTCGCGCGCCAGCCCCTGCGAGTTCGAGTCCTCGGACCCGGCCGCGGTGAAGGCGTGGGTGGAGCGGGAGGTGGGCTACGTGGTGGAGGTGCCGGTGGTACCCGGCGCGACGCTGCTGGGCGCCCGCCGCTGCCGGCTGCATGGACAGCTCTCCGCCTCGCTGCTGTACCGGCACGAGGGTGGCAAGGCGATGACGCTCTTCCTGCCGCCGCCGGGCTCGACCGCGGCGCGGGAGGCGGCGAGCTTCGCGGGAGAGGAGACGCGCTGCACGCAGGGCCCCGTGGGTGAGCGCATCTGCGTGGCGCCGCGCGGGGGCGGACAGGCCGCGCTGGCCGTCTCCGAGATGGAGACGTCGGTGCTTGTCGACGCCCTGGCCCGCCTGGCTCCTTGA
- a CDS encoding DUF6691 family protein: protein MCPNISAFLSGLIFALGLGLSGMTDPANVLGFLDIAGGWDFRLAFVMGGAIAVHAALRPLIYKRERPLFAPKFPAFSVSGVDRGLLVGAGLFGVGWGLGGYCPGPALTSFATGATQLLVFVPAMFAGMYLAQVLQARRSASAGTPSLGATPAP, encoded by the coding sequence ATGTGTCCCAACATCAGTGCGTTCCTCAGCGGTCTCATCTTCGCCCTCGGCCTGGGCCTCAGCGGCATGACGGACCCGGCCAACGTCCTGGGCTTCCTCGACATCGCCGGCGGCTGGGACTTCCGGCTCGCCTTCGTCATGGGCGGCGCCATCGCCGTGCACGCGGCGCTGCGGCCCCTCATCTACAAACGGGAGCGGCCCCTGTTCGCCCCGAAGTTCCCCGCCTTCTCCGTCAGCGGGGTGGACCGCGGGCTCCTCGTGGGCGCGGGCCTCTTCGGCGTGGGCTGGGGTCTTGGCGGCTACTGCCCAGGACCCGCGCTCACCTCGTTCGCCACCGGTGCGACGCAGTTGCTCGTCTTCGTGCCCGCCATGTTCGCCGGCATGTACCTCGCCCAGGTGCTGCAAGCGCGGCGGAGCGCGAGCGCGGGGACTCCGAGCCTGGGCGCGACGCCCGCTCCGTAG
- a CDS encoding cytochrome c biogenesis protein CcdA, whose amino-acid sequence MSLGLPGIFLAGLLTFLSPCVLPLVPLYLSFLAGVSLSQLREESSGVRRPWGVALAFSLGLGTVFVALGMAATAVGGALAEHRSGLLQFGGLALFLLGLKQLGLIRIPWLDGEARPLLGRVRLGGSLLGAFLFGAAFALGWTPCIGPVLGAVLTYTASSTSEPAMGALYLGTYAAGLSVPLLLVAAAAPVALRWMERAKRHLRKFEVATGVLLAGLGVLLFTDSLGLLVPSADGVEAPAAVAEADSSPATEAACTSEAAGEGACALPEQGFILSSSGPSALARVERPTMVEFVSRSCPVCQQMEPVVALAEQHCAAEGVDVLRLDVGTAEGRQAAARHGIRGVPTFLFLDAAGQEVARRVGEQSLTSLRQGLESIAGVHCAGLLPPGARGFPQ is encoded by the coding sequence ATGAGTCTCGGTCTTCCCGGCATCTTCCTCGCGGGCCTGCTGACGTTCCTGTCGCCCTGCGTCCTTCCACTCGTCCCGCTCTACCTGTCCTTCCTCGCGGGTGTGTCCCTATCGCAGCTGCGGGAGGAGAGCAGTGGCGTGCGGCGGCCATGGGGTGTTGCGCTGGCGTTCTCGCTGGGGCTCGGCACCGTGTTCGTCGCGCTCGGGATGGCGGCCACCGCCGTGGGTGGGGCGCTCGCGGAGCACCGGAGCGGGCTCCTCCAATTCGGTGGGCTCGCGCTCTTCCTGCTGGGGCTCAAGCAGCTCGGGCTCATCCGGATTCCCTGGTTGGACGGTGAGGCGAGGCCCCTGCTCGGGCGGGTGCGGCTGGGGGGCAGCCTGCTGGGGGCCTTCCTCTTCGGGGCCGCCTTCGCTCTGGGGTGGACGCCGTGCATTGGGCCGGTGCTCGGTGCGGTGCTCACCTATACCGCCTCCTCCACGTCGGAGCCCGCCATGGGGGCGCTCTACCTCGGCACCTATGCCGCGGGTCTGTCCGTTCCGCTGCTGCTCGTGGCCGCCGCCGCACCGGTGGCGCTGCGGTGGATGGAGCGCGCGAAGCGGCACCTGCGCAAGTTCGAGGTCGCCACGGGCGTGCTGCTCGCCGGCTTGGGAGTGCTGCTCTTCACCGACTCGCTGGGGCTGCTCGTGCCCTCGGCGGATGGGGTGGAGGCTCCCGCCGCCGTGGCGGAGGCCGACTCCTCGCCCGCGACGGAGGCGGCGTGTACCTCGGAGGCGGCGGGAGAGGGCGCGTGCGCTCTCCCAGAGCAGGGCTTCATCCTGTCCAGCAGCGGCCCGTCCGCACTGGCCCGGGTCGAGCGCCCGACGATGGTGGAGTTCGTGAGCCGCAGCTGCCCCGTCTGCCAGCAGATGGAGCCCGTGGTGGCCCTGGCCGAGCAACACTGCGCGGCAGAGGGCGTTGACGTCCTCCGCCTCGATGTCGGGACGGCCGAGGGACGGCAGGCCGCCGCCCGCCACGGCATTCGCGGCGTTCCCACGTTCCTCTTCCTGGACGCCGCTGGCCAGGAGGTCGCGCGCCGCGTGGGTGAGCAATCCCTGACCTCCCTACGGCAGGG
- a CDS encoding TlpA family protein disulfide reductase, whose protein sequence is MPELEKVRREYEGKGVGFVALSLLEVERVPTVAQQLGVRMRLAYAEGEVLGPLGVNQVPSTVFIDARGVIVASVSGERDQDFFERRVRELLEAHAR, encoded by the coding sequence TTGCCCGAACTCGAGAAGGTCCGCCGCGAGTATGAGGGGAAGGGCGTGGGCTTCGTGGCCCTCTCCCTGCTCGAGGTGGAGCGTGTGCCCACGGTGGCGCAGCAGCTTGGGGTGCGGATGCGCCTGGCCTATGCGGAGGGGGAGGTTCTCGGGCCCTTGGGGGTGAACCAGGTGCCCTCCACCGTTTTCATCGATGCGCGGGGCGTCATCGTGGCGTCGGTCAGCGGGGAGCGGGACCAGGATTTCTTCGAGCGGAGGGTGCGCGAACTGCTCGAGGCGCACGCGCGCTAG
- a CDS encoding YeeE/YedE family protein, giving the protein MTSSILLPLLGGALIGLSASLLLLANGRVAGISGVVGSLLAPVHGDIAWRVLFFGGLLTGGLLLAWLRPASFAAPASLNPGGVALLVAAGLLVGFGSRLGNGCTSGHGVCGISRGSARSIAATLTFMATGILTVFLARHVF; this is encoded by the coding sequence ATGACTTCTTCCATCCTCCTTCCTCTCCTGGGCGGAGCGCTCATCGGGCTGAGTGCCTCCCTTCTCCTCCTGGCCAATGGCCGGGTGGCCGGCATCAGCGGTGTGGTGGGCTCGCTGCTGGCGCCCGTCCATGGCGACATCGCCTGGCGCGTGCTCTTCTTCGGCGGGTTGCTCACCGGCGGCCTGCTGCTGGCGTGGCTGCGCCCCGCGTCCTTCGCGGCTCCGGCGTCCCTGAACCCGGGCGGAGTGGCCCTGCTGGTGGCGGCCGGCCTGCTGGTCGGATTCGGTTCGCGGCTGGGCAACGGCTGCACCAGTGGACATGGCGTCTGCGGCATCAGCCGGGGCTCGGCCCGGTCCATCGCGGCCACGCTCACCTTCATGGCCACGGGCATCCTCACCGTCTTCCTGGCCCGCCACGTCTTCTAG